The proteins below come from a single Streptomyces spongiicola genomic window:
- a CDS encoding molybdopterin oxidoreductase family protein has product MSHTSAPAPAPGPVVAPVVAPAADPALVPTHCPYCALQCGMNLRGSGETVEVVERDDFPVNRGALCGKGRTAPAVLSSRVRLTGPLVRRPATGRLEPATWEEALRATADGLRRTRTRHGADAVGVFGGGGLTNEKAYALGKFARVVLGTSQIDYNGRFCMSSAAAAQGKAFGLDRGLPFPLEDVPRTGCVLLVGSNLAETMPPALRYLTELKDNGGTLIVVDPRRTRTAEQADLHLAPRPGTDLALALGLLHLVVAQGRTDEEFIRERTTGWEDARAAAMAHWPELVERITGVGVPRLRAAAAMFCDAPNAMVLTARGPEQQSKGTDTVGAWINLALATGNAGRPLAGYGCLTGQGNGQGGREHGQKADQLPGYRRLDDPLARAHVAGVWGVDPDSLPGPGRSAYELLDALGRDVRALLLMGSNPVVSAPRAAHVEGRLRSLDFLAVADVVLSETAELADVVLPVAQWAEETGTTTNLEGRVLLRRRALTPPPGVRSDLEVLHGLAGLLGHEKGFPTDPEEVFGELRRASSGGPADYAGISYRRLEEEQGVFWPCPETGGHGKEPGGHGKGARGYGKEPGGHGKEPGTGAGEPHPGTPRLFLDRFATPDGRAAFAPVVHREAAEPTDAEYPVVLTTGRVVAQYQSGAQTRRVDELNAAAPGPFVQLHPQLAARVGVAEGEPVAVVSRRGRAVAPARVSEAIRPDTVFMPFHWPGAGRANTLTNPALDPTSRMPEFKVCAVRLERPEHPGYPEHSETPKHTESPEPTESPESPSRQNRRSGQNGRRIDGRHG; this is encoded by the coding sequence ATGTCCCACACATCGGCCCCGGCGCCCGCCCCCGGCCCCGTCGTCGCTCCCGTCGTCGCTCCCGCCGCCGACCCCGCCCTCGTCCCGACCCACTGCCCCTACTGCGCCCTGCAGTGCGGGATGAACCTGCGCGGGTCCGGGGAGACGGTCGAGGTCGTGGAACGGGACGACTTCCCGGTCAACCGGGGCGCCCTGTGCGGCAAGGGACGTACGGCACCCGCGGTGCTCTCCTCCCGGGTCAGGCTGACCGGGCCCCTGGTCCGACGCCCCGCCACCGGCAGGCTCGAACCGGCCACCTGGGAGGAGGCTCTCCGCGCCACCGCCGACGGGCTGCGGCGCACCCGGACGCGGCACGGGGCGGACGCCGTCGGCGTGTTCGGCGGCGGGGGCCTGACCAACGAGAAGGCCTACGCGCTCGGCAAGTTCGCCCGGGTGGTGCTCGGCACCTCCCAGATCGACTACAACGGGCGCTTCTGCATGTCCTCGGCGGCGGCCGCCCAGGGCAAGGCGTTCGGACTGGATCGGGGACTCCCCTTCCCCCTGGAGGACGTCCCGCGCACCGGCTGCGTGCTCCTCGTCGGCTCCAACCTCGCCGAGACCATGCCCCCCGCGCTGCGGTACCTCACCGAGCTGAAGGACAACGGCGGCACGCTGATCGTCGTCGACCCGCGCCGTACGAGGACCGCGGAGCAGGCCGACCTGCACCTCGCACCGCGCCCCGGCACCGATCTCGCGCTCGCGCTCGGCCTGCTGCACCTGGTGGTGGCGCAGGGCCGCACCGACGAGGAGTTCATCCGCGAGCGCACGACCGGGTGGGAGGATGCCAGGGCGGCCGCCATGGCGCACTGGCCGGAGCTGGTCGAGCGGATCACCGGGGTGGGCGTGCCGCGGCTGCGGGCGGCCGCGGCCATGTTCTGCGACGCCCCGAACGCGATGGTCCTCACCGCCCGCGGGCCGGAACAGCAGTCGAAGGGCACCGACACCGTCGGCGCCTGGATCAACCTCGCCCTCGCCACCGGCAACGCAGGCCGTCCGCTGGCCGGTTACGGCTGCCTCACCGGGCAGGGCAACGGGCAGGGCGGGCGGGAGCACGGCCAGAAGGCCGACCAGCTCCCCGGGTACCGCAGGCTCGACGACCCGCTGGCGCGCGCACACGTGGCAGGGGTGTGGGGAGTCGACCCCGACTCGCTGCCAGGCCCCGGCCGGAGCGCGTACGAACTGCTCGACGCGCTGGGCCGGGACGTACGGGCACTGCTGCTGATGGGGTCCAACCCGGTGGTGTCCGCGCCCCGCGCCGCGCATGTGGAGGGACGGCTGCGTTCCCTGGACTTCCTCGCCGTCGCCGACGTGGTCCTGTCGGAGACGGCGGAACTGGCGGACGTGGTGCTGCCGGTGGCCCAGTGGGCGGAGGAGACGGGGACGACGACGAACCTGGAGGGCAGGGTGCTGCTGCGCCGCCGGGCGCTGACACCGCCGCCGGGGGTGCGCAGCGACCTGGAGGTCCTGCACGGTCTCGCCGGGTTGCTGGGGCACGAGAAGGGGTTCCCGACGGACCCTGAGGAGGTCTTCGGTGAACTGCGGCGCGCCTCCTCCGGCGGCCCCGCCGACTACGCGGGCATCAGTTACCGGCGGCTGGAGGAGGAGCAGGGCGTGTTCTGGCCCTGCCCGGAGACGGGCGGGCACGGAAAGGAGCCGGGCGGACACGGAAAGGGGGCGCGCGGGTACGGAAAGGAGCCGGGCGGACATGGAAAGGAGCCGGGGACGGGGGCCGGGGAGCCGCATCCGGGCACGCCGCGGCTGTTCCTCGACCGGTTCGCGACGCCTGACGGGCGGGCCGCGTTCGCGCCGGTGGTGCACCGGGAGGCCGCCGAGCCCACCGACGCCGAGTACCCCGTCGTGCTGACCACCGGGCGGGTCGTGGCCCAGTACCAGTCGGGGGCGCAGACCCGCCGGGTGGACGAGCTGAACGCGGCCGCCCCGGGGCCGTTCGTCCAACTCCATCCGCAGCTCGCGGCGCGAGTGGGGGTTGCCGAGGGCGAGCCGGTCGCGGTGGTCTCCCGCCGCGGTCGGGCGGTCGCACCGGCCCGGGTGAGCGAGGCGATCCGCCCCGACACGGTGTTCATGCCCTTCCACTGGCCGGGGGCGGGGCGCGCCAACACGCTGACCAACCCGGCACTCGACCCGACGTCGCGGATGCCGGAGTTCAAGGTCTGCGCGGTGCGCCTGGAGCGTCCGGAACACCCGGGGTACCCGGAACACAGCGAAACCCCGAAACACACCGAAAGCCCGGAACCGACAGAAAGCCCGGAAAGCCCATCACGGCAGAACAGGCGGAGTGGGCAGAACGGGCGTCGAATTGACGGGCGGCACGGCTGA
- the cutA gene encoding divalent-cation tolerance protein CutA: MCVSRALTVVTTTDSAAKAEELARGAVEARLAACAQISAPVTSVYHWRNAVETGEEWQVLLKTTEERYDALEAHLLAHHDYDTPEIIATPVLRGSAEYLAWIASETAERA, encoded by the coding sequence GTGTGCGTGAGTCGCGCCCTGACCGTTGTGACCACGACCGACAGTGCCGCCAAGGCGGAGGAGCTGGCCCGCGGCGCGGTGGAGGCGAGGCTGGCCGCCTGCGCGCAGATCTCGGCGCCGGTCACCTCCGTGTACCACTGGCGGAACGCCGTCGAGACCGGTGAGGAGTGGCAGGTCCTGCTGAAGACCACCGAGGAGCGCTACGACGCGTTGGAGGCGCATCTGCTGGCCCACCACGACTACGACACCCCCGAGATCATCGCGACACCGGTCCTCCGGGGCAGTGCGGAGTACCTGGCGTGGATCGCGTCGGAGACCGCGGAGCGGGCGTGA
- the fxsT gene encoding FxSxx-COOH system tetratricopeptide repeat protein, with product MAEDAAGGTEREVTGNDLSGTVHGPVVQARTVVGGVHTHIHESGLPPASDVHAFTPVANPPRPPSGRLWGRDDDLDEVVRQLEAPSDDGFGVALVGMPGVGKTELALHAARKLRARYRLTWWVSAQDGGAVTRGLAALAHHLLPGHRQWRTPADAAAWAMDWLHHHDGWLLVLDSVETPSDVAAVLARIDRGPVVVTTRWHVDWTECGLAATTVEPLPAPVGAAWLSGRTGLDADDGAHRLAADLGGLPLALQQASAYLRAQGLSYEGYQRLLDAEPGELLDSPAWTDVYRRNTARSLRLSVDAVAALRPSAVHLLRTACCYAPETIPLGLLAPESQTSLRQRSDIELLRSYSLITADGGSVSIHQLLRRLLRSGMTVDGGEAATACELLRSALPEDPFSTVADWPHWLRLISHTEALDAFVDSIGGVPGQAVADLAGALHGVGTFMLAQGWTGQARGSLARAAERRTTALGEGHADTLASRHRLGEALRALGSHEEALDVHSATLDARLRLHGAEHRLTLQTREALAITCKALGRTDEAIVQHEAILRDRATALGDDHTDVLWSMHNLALTYKQAGRLDEALHLHRQVLERRTAVLGPDHPDTLRCLHNIANTHHDARRYEEAVAAQEQSVADRVRVLGPEHRDTLRSQSNLADSYLAAGRVPEAVALHERTLAQRERALGPEEPDTRWSRERLEAAREQQHRAPGPDGSP from the coding sequence ATGGCGGAGGACGCGGCCGGCGGCACGGAGCGGGAAGTCACCGGGAACGACCTGTCGGGGACCGTCCACGGGCCGGTTGTCCAAGCCCGCACGGTCGTGGGCGGCGTGCACACGCACATCCACGAGTCGGGACTGCCGCCGGCGTCCGACGTCCACGCGTTCACCCCGGTGGCGAACCCGCCACGGCCTCCCTCCGGCCGGCTGTGGGGCCGCGACGACGATCTGGACGAAGTCGTCCGGCAGCTCGAGGCGCCCTCCGACGACGGCTTCGGCGTGGCACTCGTCGGCATGCCCGGTGTGGGCAAGACCGAACTCGCCCTGCACGCCGCCCGCAAGCTGCGAGCGCGGTACCGGCTCACCTGGTGGGTCAGCGCGCAGGACGGCGGGGCCGTGACCCGGGGCCTCGCAGCCCTGGCCCATCATCTGCTGCCCGGACACCGGCAGTGGCGCACACCGGCGGACGCGGCCGCCTGGGCCATGGACTGGCTGCACCACCATGACGGCTGGCTGCTCGTCCTCGACAGCGTCGAGACGCCGAGTGACGTGGCCGCCGTGCTGGCCCGGATCGATCGCGGGCCGGTGGTCGTGACCACGCGGTGGCACGTGGACTGGACGGAGTGCGGGCTGGCCGCGACGACCGTCGAGCCCCTGCCCGCCCCCGTCGGCGCGGCGTGGCTCTCCGGGCGTACGGGCCTGGACGCCGACGACGGCGCCCACCGGCTGGCGGCGGACCTGGGAGGACTCCCCCTCGCCCTCCAGCAGGCCTCGGCCTACCTGCGCGCACAGGGGCTGTCCTACGAGGGCTATCAGCGGCTCCTCGACGCCGAGCCCGGCGAGCTCCTCGACTCACCGGCATGGACGGACGTGTACCGCCGCAACACGGCGCGCAGCCTCCGCCTGAGCGTCGACGCCGTCGCCGCGCTGCGGCCGAGCGCCGTCCACCTCCTCAGGACGGCCTGCTGCTACGCGCCCGAGACCATCCCGCTCGGCTTGCTGGCACCCGAGTCCCAGACGTCGCTACGCCAACGCTCCGACATCGAACTCCTGCGCTCCTACTCGCTGATCACGGCGGACGGCGGAAGCGTGAGCATCCACCAGCTCCTGCGACGGCTGCTCCGGTCGGGCATGACGGTGGACGGCGGGGAAGCGGCCACGGCCTGCGAACTGCTCAGGTCCGCTCTCCCCGAGGACCCCTTCTCGACGGTCGCCGACTGGCCGCACTGGCTCCGCCTGATCTCGCACACCGAGGCCCTGGACGCCTTCGTCGACTCGATCGGTGGTGTGCCGGGGCAGGCGGTGGCCGATCTCGCGGGAGCACTGCACGGAGTGGGAACGTTCATGCTGGCCCAGGGGTGGACCGGCCAGGCCCGCGGGTCTCTGGCGCGGGCCGCCGAGCGGCGGACAACGGCACTGGGGGAAGGTCACGCCGACACCCTCGCCTCCCGCCATCGTCTCGGAGAGGCGCTCCGTGCCCTCGGCAGCCACGAGGAGGCGCTCGACGTCCATTCCGCCACGCTGGACGCCCGATTGAGGCTGCACGGCGCGGAGCACCGGCTCACCCTGCAGACACGGGAGGCGCTGGCCATCACCTGCAAGGCCCTCGGGCGGACCGACGAGGCCATCGTCCAGCACGAGGCCATCCTGCGTGATCGTGCCACGGCCCTCGGCGACGATCACACTGACGTGCTGTGGTCGATGCACAACCTCGCACTCACCTACAAGCAGGCGGGCCGGCTCGACGAGGCGCTGCATCTGCACCGGCAGGTCCTCGAGCGCCGCACGGCCGTGCTGGGACCGGACCACCCGGACACCCTGCGGTGCCTGCACAACATCGCCAACACCCACCACGACGCGCGGCGCTACGAGGAGGCCGTCGCCGCGCAGGAGCAGAGCGTCGCGGACCGCGTACGTGTCCTGGGGCCGGAGCACCGTGACACCCTCCGGTCCCAGTCGAATCTGGCCGACTCGTATCTCGCCGCGGGCCGGGTGCCCGAAGCGGTCGCGCTGCACGAGCGCACGCTCGCCCAGCGAGAGCGGGCACTCGGACCGGAGGAACCGGACACCCGCTGGTCGCGTGAGCGACTCGAAGCCGCACGGGAACAGCAGCACCGTGCGCCGGGTCCCGACGGCTCCCCCTGA
- a CDS encoding class F sortase — MKSNGLLPALAVCAGVWLVQNGARPVTPPAPSAAEAFAAGRHTDAAAPPLPPSPPVRLRIPRIAVDTPLARLGLAADGSLEVPSGGGGGAAGWYGGGTTPGARGTAIVAGHVDDADGPAVFYGLGTLKKGNRVEVLREDGVTAVFAVDAVEVYENDAFPDRKVYGAARGAELRVITCGGPFDPRTGYRGNVVAFAHLVGVRGPVPVPVRS, encoded by the coding sequence ATGAAGTCGAACGGGTTGCTGCCGGCCCTGGCCGTCTGCGCCGGGGTGTGGCTGGTGCAGAACGGGGCGCGGCCCGTCACCCCGCCCGCTCCCTCGGCCGCCGAGGCCTTCGCCGCCGGCCGGCACACGGACGCCGCCGCGCCCCCGCTGCCGCCGTCGCCCCCGGTGCGGTTGCGGATCCCGAGGATCGCCGTGGACACCCCGTTGGCACGCCTCGGGCTTGCCGCCGACGGCAGCCTGGAGGTGCCTTCCGGCGGCGGGGGCGGGGCGGCCGGCTGGTACGGCGGCGGCACCACCCCGGGCGCCCGGGGTACCGCGATCGTCGCCGGTCATGTCGACGACGCCGACGGGCCCGCCGTCTTCTACGGGCTGGGCACCCTGAAGAAGGGGAACCGCGTCGAGGTGCTCCGCGAGGACGGCGTCACGGCGGTGTTCGCGGTCGACGCGGTGGAGGTGTACGAGAACGACGCCTTCCCCGACCGGAAGGTGTACGGGGCCGCGCGAGGGGCCGAGCTGCGGGTGATCACCTGCGGCGGCCCGTTCGACCCTCGGACGGGCTACCGGGGCAACGTGGTGGCCTTCGCGCACCTGGTCGGGGTGCGCGGACCGGTACCGGTCCCGGTCCGGTCCTGA
- a CDS encoding sulfite exporter TauE/SafE family protein translates to MPDISLTTLVLLCVAALAAGWIDAVVGGGGLLLIPALLLGMPQVPAAQILGTNKAVAIVGTTGAAVTYVRKAPVQVGTAVRIGLTALAGSMAGAFFAAGISSDVLRPVIMVVLLGVAAFVMLRPSFGTRGDRGPVTRARIATAVVLVGGGIGFYDGLFGPGTGTFLVLALTAVLHLDLVAASATAKIVNVCTNAGALAMFAYQGTVLWQLAALMALFNLAGGMFGAWTALRRGAEFVRGVLLVVVFSLVAKLAFDQWSG, encoded by the coding sequence ATGCCTGACATATCGCTGACCACCCTCGTCCTCCTGTGTGTCGCCGCGCTGGCGGCCGGCTGGATCGACGCGGTGGTCGGCGGCGGCGGGCTGCTGCTCATCCCGGCGCTGCTGCTCGGCATGCCGCAGGTGCCCGCCGCCCAGATCCTCGGCACCAACAAGGCGGTCGCCATCGTCGGCACCACCGGCGCGGCGGTCACCTACGTCCGCAAGGCCCCGGTGCAGGTGGGGACGGCCGTACGGATCGGACTGACCGCGCTCGCCGGCTCCATGGCCGGGGCGTTCTTCGCGGCGGGCATCAGCAGCGACGTGCTCCGGCCGGTGATCATGGTGGTGCTCCTGGGCGTCGCGGCGTTCGTCATGCTGCGCCCGTCCTTCGGCACCCGTGGCGACCGGGGACCGGTCACCCGCGCCCGGATCGCCACCGCGGTCGTCCTCGTCGGCGGCGGGATCGGTTTCTACGACGGCCTGTTCGGGCCCGGCACCGGCACCTTCCTGGTGCTCGCCCTGACCGCCGTGCTCCATCTGGACCTGGTCGCCGCCTCCGCCACCGCCAAGATCGTCAACGTGTGCACCAACGCCGGCGCCCTCGCGATGTTCGCCTACCAGGGGACGGTGCTGTGGCAACTGGCCGCGCTGATGGCGCTGTTCAACCTGGCGGGCGGCATGTTCGGGGCGTGGACGGCCCTCCGCAGGGGCGCGGAGTTCGTCCGCGGCGTGCTGCTCGTGGTCGTGTTCTCGCTGGTGGCGAAACTGGCGTTCGACCAGTGGTCGGGCTGA
- a CDS encoding NAD(P)/FAD-dependent oxidoreductase, whose product MDSRIVVVGAGMAGARVARQLAPAYDVTLLGEEPHAPYNRVLLADVLAGRYGPEVIALPPVPGDAAQVRRGVRAVRVDRRARTVHCADGTVAVYDRLVLATGSNPVLPPLRGLDGGLPGGVHPFRTLDDCLALAAAARPGSRAVVVGGGLLGVSAARALAERGTDVVVAHQGPTLMDRHLDPEGGGLVRRHLEGLGAEVHTECHARGLRHRDGAVTGVELADGFVLDADHVVLACGVRPRTGLAADAGLTVRRGVVVDDTLTTSDPRVHAVGDCAEHAGTVYGLAAPALEQADVLASVLTADPVPGREPGGRRYTGTRSLTRLTLGSAGAFDVAAFGEPSPRPGDDVVRLADATRGAYRKVVVRGDRLVGGALLGDLASVGALARAWEGDEPLPDAPLLHLLTTDGGL is encoded by the coding sequence ATGGATTCGAGGATCGTGGTGGTCGGCGCCGGGATGGCGGGAGCGCGGGTGGCGCGGCAGCTCGCCCCGGCGTACGACGTCACGCTGCTCGGCGAGGAGCCGCACGCCCCCTACAACAGGGTGCTGCTGGCCGATGTCCTGGCAGGCCGGTACGGCCCCGAGGTGATCGCGCTTCCCCCGGTCCCGGGGGACGCGGCCCAGGTGCGGCGCGGGGTGCGGGCGGTGCGGGTCGACCGCCGGGCGCGGACCGTGCACTGCGCGGACGGCACGGTCGCGGTGTACGACCGCCTGGTGCTGGCGACCGGCTCGAACCCCGTGCTGCCGCCGCTGCGCGGGCTCGACGGCGGGCTGCCCGGCGGCGTGCACCCCTTCCGCACCCTCGACGACTGCCTGGCGCTGGCGGCCGCGGCCCGGCCCGGCAGCCGCGCGGTCGTCGTCGGCGGCGGGCTGCTCGGCGTCTCCGCCGCACGGGCCCTGGCGGAACGCGGCACGGACGTGGTCGTCGCCCACCAGGGCCCCACCCTGATGGACCGCCATCTCGACCCGGAGGGCGGCGGCCTGGTGCGCCGCCATCTGGAGGGTCTCGGCGCGGAGGTCCACACCGAGTGCCACGCCCGGGGGCTGCGCCACCGCGACGGTGCCGTCACCGGCGTCGAACTCGCCGACGGCTTCGTCCTCGACGCCGACCACGTCGTCCTCGCCTGCGGCGTCCGGCCCCGCACCGGCCTGGCCGCGGACGCGGGCCTCACGGTCCGCCGGGGTGTCGTCGTCGACGACACCCTGACCACATCCGACCCGCGCGTCCACGCCGTCGGCGACTGCGCGGAGCACGCGGGCACCGTCTACGGGCTGGCGGCCCCCGCCCTGGAACAGGCCGACGTGCTCGCGTCGGTCCTGACAGCCGACCCCGTACCGGGCCGGGAACCGGGGGGCCGGCGCTACACCGGCACCCGGTCCCTCACCCGGCTCACCCTCGGATCCGCCGGCGCCTTCGACGTCGCCGCGTTCGGGGAGCCCTCACCGCGGCCCGGGGACGACGTCGTCCGCCTCGCCGACGCCACCCGCGGCGCCTACCGGAAGGTCGTCGTCCGCGGCGACCGGCTCGTCGGCGGCGCACTCCTCGGCGACCTCGCCTCCGTCGGCGCGCTCGCCCGGGCCTGGGAGGGCGACGAGCCGCTCCCGGACGCACCCCTGCTCCACCTGCTCACCACCGATGGAGGACTCTGA
- the nirB gene encoding nitrite reductase large subunit NirB has protein sequence MTTPTIVLVGHGMVGQHFLEALAERGVTGRARVVVLCEEPRPAYDRVRLTSYFSGRTPDGLSLVEDGFMARHGIELHLDDPAEHIDRAARTVTSRSGRTIPYDSLVLATGSYPFVPPVPGRDAEGCFVYRTIEDLLAIEEYAKTSRTGVVVGGGLLGLEAAGALKGLGLDTHIVEFAPRLMPVQVDDGGGTALLRTIENMGLTVHTGTGTREIVADGPAVTGMNLSDGSSLATDLVVFSAGVRPRDQLARDTGLAVGERGGIAVDEHCRTSDPDVYAIGECALAADGRVYGLVAPGYEMAKAVADVLAGHAPGTVFTGADTSTKLKLLGVDVASFGDAHGTADGCLDVVYSDSRSGIYKKLVVAADGALLGGVLVGDAESYGMLRPLTGSVPPVPPEQLVLPAGTGAPAALGPSALPDEAVICSCHNVTKAEIRAHTTLPEVKKCTRAGTGCGSCLKVIGRLLPGAADQGLCGCFSYTRSELYEIARTLGLASYAELLDSHGREEARGGDGCETCKPAVGSILASLGGGYILDGEQGALQDTNDHFLANLQRNGSYSIVPRIPGGEITPAKLIVIGEVARDFGLYTKITGGQRIDMFGARVDQLPAIWTRLVDAGFESGHAYGKSLRTVKSCVGQTWCRYGVQDSVRMAIDLELRYRGLRAPHKLKSAVSGCARECAEAQSKDFGVIATANGWNLYVGGNGGATPRHADLLAQDLSDAELVRLVDRFLMFYIRTADRLERTSVWLERLEGGLGHLRDVVVHDSLGLCAELEAMMARHVDGYRDEWAQTLDDPDRLRRFVSFVNAPGAPDPSVRFVPERDQIKPDLTVLTLEGTPTR, from the coding sequence ATGACCACCCCCACGATCGTGCTCGTCGGGCACGGGATGGTCGGCCAGCACTTCCTGGAGGCCCTCGCCGAGCGGGGAGTCACCGGTCGCGCCCGGGTCGTCGTGCTGTGCGAGGAGCCCCGCCCCGCCTACGACCGGGTCCGGCTCACCTCGTACTTCTCCGGCCGGACGCCCGACGGGCTGTCCCTCGTCGAGGACGGGTTCATGGCCCGGCACGGCATCGAACTCCACCTGGACGACCCGGCGGAGCACATCGACCGCGCCGCCCGCACGGTCACCTCCCGCAGCGGGCGGACGATCCCGTACGACTCTCTCGTCCTGGCCACCGGCTCCTACCCCTTCGTGCCGCCCGTCCCGGGCCGCGACGCCGAGGGCTGCTTCGTCTACCGCACCATCGAGGACCTCCTCGCGATCGAGGAGTACGCCAAGACCTCCCGCACCGGGGTGGTCGTCGGCGGCGGACTCCTCGGGCTGGAGGCGGCCGGCGCGCTCAAGGGCCTGGGCCTGGACACCCACATCGTGGAGTTCGCGCCCCGGCTGATGCCGGTGCAGGTCGACGACGGCGGCGGCACCGCGCTGCTGCGCACCATCGAGAACATGGGCCTGACCGTCCACACCGGCACCGGCACCCGGGAGATCGTCGCCGACGGCCCCGCCGTCACCGGCATGAACCTCTCCGACGGCTCGTCGCTCGCCACCGACCTGGTGGTCTTCTCCGCCGGCGTGCGCCCCCGCGACCAGCTGGCCCGCGACACCGGCCTCGCCGTCGGCGAGCGCGGCGGCATCGCCGTCGACGAGCACTGCCGCACCTCCGACCCCGACGTGTACGCGATCGGCGAGTGCGCCCTCGCCGCGGACGGGCGGGTCTACGGGCTCGTCGCGCCCGGCTACGAGATGGCGAAGGCCGTCGCGGACGTCCTCGCCGGCCACGCCCCCGGCACCGTCTTCACCGGCGCCGACACCTCCACCAAGCTGAAACTCCTCGGCGTGGACGTGGCCTCCTTCGGCGACGCGCACGGCACGGCAGACGGCTGCCTCGACGTGGTCTACTCCGACTCCCGCTCCGGGATCTACAAGAAGCTGGTCGTCGCGGCGGACGGCGCCCTGCTCGGCGGAGTGCTCGTCGGCGACGCCGAGTCGTACGGCATGCTCCGCCCCCTCACCGGCTCCGTACCGCCCGTGCCGCCCGAGCAGCTGGTGCTGCCCGCCGGCACCGGTGCGCCCGCGGCCCTCGGCCCGTCCGCACTGCCCGACGAGGCCGTGATCTGCTCATGCCACAACGTCACCAAGGCCGAGATCCGCGCCCACACCACCCTGCCCGAGGTGAAGAAGTGCACCAGGGCGGGCACGGGCTGCGGAAGCTGCCTCAAGGTCATCGGCCGGCTGCTGCCGGGGGCCGCCGACCAGGGCCTGTGCGGCTGCTTCTCCTACACCCGCAGCGAGCTGTACGAGATCGCCCGCACCCTCGGCCTCGCCTCGTACGCCGAACTGCTCGACTCCCACGGGCGCGAGGAGGCCCGCGGCGGCGACGGCTGCGAGACCTGCAAGCCAGCCGTCGGCTCGATCCTGGCCAGCCTCGGCGGCGGCTACATCCTCGACGGCGAACAGGGCGCCCTGCAGGACACCAACGACCACTTCCTCGCCAACCTCCAGCGCAACGGCTCCTACTCGATCGTGCCGCGCATCCCCGGCGGCGAGATCACCCCCGCGAAACTCATCGTGATCGGCGAGGTGGCCCGCGACTTCGGCCTCTACACGAAGATCACCGGCGGTCAGCGGATCGACATGTTCGGCGCCCGCGTGGACCAGCTGCCCGCCATCTGGACGCGGCTGGTCGACGCCGGCTTCGAGTCGGGCCACGCCTACGGGAAGTCCCTGCGCACGGTCAAGTCGTGCGTGGGGCAGACCTGGTGCCGCTACGGGGTGCAGGACAGCGTCCGCATGGCGATCGACCTCGAACTGCGCTACCGCGGCCTGCGCGCCCCCCACAAGCTGAAGTCCGCGGTCTCCGGCTGCGCCCGCGAGTGCGCCGAGGCGCAGTCCAAGGACTTCGGCGTGATCGCCACCGCCAACGGCTGGAACCTGTACGTGGGCGGCAACGGCGGGGCCACCCCGCGCCACGCGGACCTGCTCGCACAGGACCTGTCCGACGCCGAACTCGTCCGGCTCGTCGACCGGTTCCTGATGTTCTACATCCGCACCGCCGACCGCCTGGAGCGCACCTCGGTCTGGCTGGAGCGCCTGGAGGGCGGACTCGGCCACCTGCGGGACGTCGTGGTGCACGACTCCCTCGGACTCTGCGCCGAACTCGAGGCCATGATGGCCCGGCACGTGGACGGCTACCGCGACGAATGGGCCCAGACCCTCGACGACCCGGACCGGCTGCGCCGCTTCGTGTCGTTCGTCAACGCCCCGGGCGCACCGGACCCCTCCGTGAGGTTCGTCCCCGAGCGGGACCAGATCAAGCCGGACCTCACCGTACTCACCCTGGAAGGGACACCCACCCGATGA
- the nirD gene encoding nitrite reductase small subunit NirD translates to MTVQDAPPLTLQIELSGTWLPVCEVTRLTPGRGMAALLPDGRQAAVFLDRSGTAYAIGNRDPFTGAQVLSRGLLGSADGRPFVASPLLKQRFDLATGRCLDDDEVSVPVYAVRRA, encoded by the coding sequence ATGACGGTCCAGGACGCACCCCCGCTCACGCTCCAGATCGAACTGTCCGGCACCTGGCTGCCCGTCTGCGAGGTCACCCGGCTCACCCCCGGCCGCGGCATGGCCGCCCTGCTCCCCGACGGCCGGCAGGCCGCGGTCTTCCTGGACCGCTCCGGGACCGCGTACGCGATCGGCAACCGCGACCCGTTCACCGGCGCGCAGGTCCTGTCCCGCGGCCTGCTGGGCTCCGCCGACGGGCGGCCGTTCGTCGCCTCCCCGCTGCTGAAGCAGCGGTTCGACCTGGCGACGGGCCGCTGCCTGGACGACGACGAGGTGTCTGTGCCGGTGTACGCGGTGCGCCGGGCCTGA